The stretch of DNA GGTCGAGACCAGAAGCAGGCCCTTGCAGAAACCGGGCCCCACGGGATTCCCTTCGAGAAAATGGCGGCTGACTACCACATTTCTTTCATGATCGGAAACGACCAACCTAACTATCAAAGTATGGACCGTATTCGAAAGGCATCTCAAGCTATCGGATATCGATTTCGAATTACCGAGTATCAAACCAACGATGCGAGCGTGCGGGTAGTTGTGAAGAATGAAGGCGTTGCCCCCGCTTACTACGATGCCTTCGTGGCGATCGACTCTCATCGCAGTGAAACAAGTCTTCGCGGACTATTGCCCGGTGAGACTCGCGAGTGCTTAATCGCTAATGTAAGTCCAGGCGAGGTTACCATCGAATCGGATCGGCTTGTTTCGGGGGAAATCATTCCGTTCATCGCCGAGTTGCCATAACACTTACGACTCGATGTTATGTCTCGCTGATTCGTGCGAGTCGATCACCATGTCTTGGATTGGGTTTTCTTGCTCGACCACGCTTCACCGCAAGTTCGAGATGAAGCGTTGCCTACGTTGGGCCTGATGGAGCTAGGCGTATTAGCCATCTCAAGTTCCAACGACAAGTCTGGTACCGAGCTAGCGAAATCGCCCATCGCACGCTGCGCTTGATTCAAGAATGTCAGACGAGATTCGGTCCTTTCTTGTCTAGCAAACGCACTAGCTAAACAGGGCATAGGGTAGTCAAGGCATAGGGTCGTCAGGACGCTAGGTGATTAGGGCACTATGGAATCATGCGGAAAGAGCAAGCCGCGAATTAGTTCGACATCGATTTGGGACGACACCATCTCCACCGATCCGTCGAAGCGGCTAAATATCGCTCCGGCGGGATGGGGCGAACCCCAATTGTTTACGAAACTAATGCCCGGTGCATCGGGTTCGATGATGACGCCTCCACGGACTGTTCCATGACTGCCGCCTGAAAAGATAGGTTCGTCGTGATGCCATGTTGTGGCTGCATGCACAACCGGATCGAATGCTTTTTCACCTAGCGCGATTGTTTGACTTAGCCCATCCAAGATGGCTGAATCTCGCAATGCATCTGGCTTCTGCAGCATGACATATCGGTTGCCCGCGTAGTCGGTCTGCGCCCATGCCCGTCCGGCGGTGGTGTAGTCACCAAACTCGTCAGTCGTCACTACCGTGGGGTCGGTTCGACTTCGGCTGGGGCAACGGAACAGCGGACCTGCCGACTCGACTTCCATCGTCTCATAAGAGCTTGGTTGTTCGATCGACGGTAGGATCGCATACGCCCAGCTTCCTGTTTGATCATGAGGCTTCGCACCAGGCAATCCAACGCCCCACCAGAATTGTTCGTTGCTGTTATTGTCGTACGTACCGATAGTGACCATGGACCCATCGCTAGCACGAATTTTGCTGTCTTCCGAAGGGCCACCGTTCGTGGGAAACGACCTCAGTTTGTTGAGGTGTAGTTGGAGGCCAAGAGTCAACTGCCGAACATTGTTGAGGCACTGAGTCCGACGTGCAGCTTCACGAGAGTTCTGCAATGCACTGCTCATCAGCGACAAGAGCAAACCGACGATCGCAATGCAAATCAACAACTCAATCACTGTAAATCCGCAGCGAGATTGCCTTGACTGTTCTTCGCGTATTTGAATGCCTTGCATCGTTGTATTCCTTTCGCCGCCTATCTAGCGAGTTTGAATGGATCAGTTTTCGTAGACAAAGTGACTTACACCAATTTCGTATGTTGGCTCGCGGTGGATGTACTGGATTCCCTTTGCCCCTACGAGGTCATGCTTGCTCATCACGGTCCATCGCTGGGCGTCCTGGCTGATGGTCACGTGATCGGGCAAGCCCATTGATTCGGGCGTCTGAGAATTGAACCCATTGATTGACACAATGTTGACGGGGCGGATTTCGGGGTGCTGTTCAAGCCATTGCCTTACTAAATAGCAGTCCTGCCCCCAGTCGGTTGCGTCATTAAAGAGATGCTTATAGCCATCGCGCGAACCGCCTGATGGAAGATTGAAGAACCCCAGCCAATGCGGTGTGGCCCCGATGCAGGCGACCACTGTCAAGCCAGCACCCGTCCAAGTCAACTTGGCATACCACGACGTCCAATCGACGATCCGAAGCGCAGACGCAGTAAGGAAAAAAGCGAATGGGTAGAATGGGAAAATGTAGCGATGTTGTTGGGCAAACCCGCTTTTGTAGGCGGTGATCTGTAGCATCGCAAATGCAATCACACCTACCAACGCCACGTCAATCTTTGCGATCACGGCGAGCTTGCGGTTGCTTTGCATGTAAATACAAACAGCGCTCGCAGTCATTGCGAGCCACGTTCCCGTCGGCAACTTGACAAGCATTGCGTAGAGATAGAACCACCACCACCCGGTGCCCGATAGCGTGCCAGCGGCGTAGCCTCCTAAGCCCGTTTCAAAGTCATACTGTTGGCGATCCATCCCCACGACAAATTCTTGAGGTACGGGCATTGGTAAGTTAGCAAACCAACGTTCTCGATATCGTGGTGGAGTTTGCTCCCAAGTTGTGCCGATGGGTTGGTCGGTTAAAAAACAAACTTCGCCAATTGGTTTGCCGACGCCCTCGAAACGATATGGCACCGCAATCGTCCCCAGCGAAACCGCGACCGCTAACAGTGATTGCAGAATGACTGTAGATCGCCCATGCCGATTACCTACGACCACATAGATCGCGAATACCAAGAAGAACGGCCACAACAATAGAGCGGTGAATTTGCATAGCGTAGCGAAGCCGAGCGAGAAGCCACCTGCAATCGAGCGAGCCCACGTTGGTGTGCGGCACCAGGCTGCAAACAGAAAGCAAGCAATCAACATGCTGGCCGCGACAGGGACATCGTTAGTGATCAGTGATCCATGAGCGATAATTTCGGGTTGGAACGCCCATAACGTCGCGGCCAACAGGCCACCGGGTTTACCAAAACAAATGGACCCCCAATAAAACAACGTCAGGGTACCCATCACCGCAAACGAGCCAACCAGCAAGCGTCCGAGAAACAGGTGTCGTTGAAATTCTTCCGGATATCGAGCGAACAACTGATGGCCATCGTCAAACTCAAAACGGCCGCGAGCAACGTGATCTGCTGATGTCCGCTCTTGTTCCCCCACGCCGGTTCGGCGCTCCGAATCAATAATTGGCACATCATTCCAAAGGAGATAAGCAGGCAGAGTTCCGATGGCACGTATCAATGGCGGATTGACATTGAAGGTTTCGATGTCGCGGTGCTTCCAGTACTGCAAGCCCGCATAGAAATGACCAAACTCATCTCGCACCGGAGAACTTCGATAAGCGGATACGACTAGAAAGGTAATTTGAACGACACAGACGGCGATCAACAGCAACTTTAACCAATCGCAGTTTCTGGTCCGCTGCTCAGTATGACGAGACTGTTCACTCATCTCGTAGATCCACGATGATGAATACGTCGATGGTCGAAAAACTATTTGAGTGTCCTACCTCTAACCGCACTTGTTGGTGGTGGAAACCACGTCGCTTTGTTTGCTGGTTGCCGCGAACGATCAAACGAAATGTATTGGTGTCCTCGAAGTCGGATTCGTCCAAGCTGACAAGCAATGGAGCGTCAGTCGGCAACGGTTCAAGCTTGATTCCCGTAAGCAGTATTTGATGCTCATTGCGAATGTGATAGGGAATTACAAGCTCCTCTTGCGAATTTACCGGAACGACACCGGCAAACGTTTTCTGAGGAATGATCACGAGCGGCCTTTTGCCCTCG from Rubripirellula amarantea encodes:
- a CDS encoding DUF1559 family PulG-like putative transporter, producing MQGIQIREEQSRQSRCGFTVIELLICIAIVGLLLSLMSSALQNSREAARRTQCLNNVRQLTLGLQLHLNKLRSFPTNGGPSEDSKIRASDGSMVTIGTYDNNSNEQFWWGVGLPGAKPHDQTGSWAYAILPSIEQPSSYETMEVESAGPLFRCPSRSRTDPTVVTTDEFGDYTTAGRAWAQTDYAGNRYVMLQKPDALRDSAILDGLSQTIALGEKAFDPVVHAATTWHHDEPIFSGGSHGTVRGGVIIEPDAPGISFVNNWGSPHPAGAIFSRFDGSVEMVSSQIDVELIRGLLFPHDSIVP
- a CDS encoding ArnT family glycosyltransferase, which codes for MSEQSRHTEQRTRNCDWLKLLLIAVCVVQITFLVVSAYRSSPVRDEFGHFYAGLQYWKHRDIETFNVNPPLIRAIGTLPAYLLWNDVPIIDSERRTGVGEQERTSADHVARGRFEFDDGHQLFARYPEEFQRHLFLGRLLVGSFAVMGTLTLFYWGSICFGKPGGLLAATLWAFQPEIIAHGSLITNDVPVAASMLIACFLFAAWCRTPTWARSIAGGFSLGFATLCKFTALLLWPFFLVFAIYVVVGNRHGRSTVILQSLLAVAVSLGTIAVPYRFEGVGKPIGEVCFLTDQPIGTTWEQTPPRYRERWFANLPMPVPQEFVVGMDRQQYDFETGLGGYAAGTLSGTGWWWFYLYAMLVKLPTGTWLAMTASAVCIYMQSNRKLAVIAKIDVALVGVIAFAMLQITAYKSGFAQQHRYIFPFYPFAFFLTASALRIVDWTSWYAKLTWTGAGLTVVACIGATPHWLGFFNLPSGGSRDGYKHLFNDATDWGQDCYLVRQWLEQHPEIRPVNIVSINGFNSQTPESMGLPDHVTISQDAQRWTVMSKHDLVGAKGIQYIHREPTYEIGVSHFVYEN